A section of the Streptomyces sp. NBC_01591 genome encodes:
- a CDS encoding TetR/AcrR family transcriptional regulator, producing MPPAPRRRNTAPPREELLAAAMATIAERGLDGLTMAGLGREVQMSSGHLLYYFRTKDELLLQTLEWSEGRLGAERRALLSGPATARERLDGYIDLYLPDGPRDPHWTLWLEVWNRSQNADDDARARQAAIEDAWHRDLVALLERGAAAGEFRPVDAERFATRLRALLDGFSVHVAVGLPGTGRSQVLAQVAEFIEESLTVR from the coding sequence GTGCCCCCCGCGCCACGCCGTCGCAACACCGCCCCGCCCCGTGAGGAACTGCTGGCCGCCGCCATGGCCACCATCGCCGAACGGGGGCTCGACGGCCTCACCATGGCCGGACTCGGCCGCGAGGTCCAGATGAGCAGCGGACACCTCCTCTACTACTTCCGCACCAAGGACGAGCTGCTGCTCCAGACCCTGGAGTGGAGCGAGGGACGGCTCGGCGCGGAGCGGCGCGCCCTGCTGTCGGGTCCGGCGACGGCCCGCGAACGGCTCGACGGGTACATCGACCTGTACCTCCCCGACGGCCCCCGCGATCCGCACTGGACGCTCTGGCTGGAGGTGTGGAACCGCTCGCAGAACGCGGACGACGACGCGCGCGCCCGGCAGGCCGCCATCGAGGACGCCTGGCACCGTGACCTGGTGGCCCTGCTGGAGCGGGGCGCGGCAGCCGGGGAGTTCCGCCCCGTCGACGCCGAACGGTTCGCGACCCGGTTGCGCGCCCTGCTCGACGGCTTCAGCGTCCATGTCGCGGTCGGCCTCCCCGGCACCGGCCGTTCCCAAGTCCTCGCGCAAGTCGCGGAGTTCATCGAGGAATCGCTCACCGTCCGGTAG
- a CDS encoding ABC transporter permease: MDTASVTTAEVEATDPAGTDPAGAPAPSRRRLRFLRGRKTVIGLGILAFFVVIAVVGPWIAPYDPDTMSDQLLQPPSGAHWFGTTQTGQDVLSQILVGTRGVLVVGFVAGILATVLSVLIGVSAGFLGGTADELLSLLSNVFLVIPGLPLIIIIASFVSDAGDLLIAAVIALTSWAWGARVLRAQTLSLRRRDYVEAARATGESTWRIILFEVLPNLTAVIASGFVGTVIFAILSEITLAFIGVADISDWNWGTVLFWAQSNQALAQGAWWWFVPAGLCIALLGMSLALINFGIDEFVNPRLRTETGASGKVRMRVGFTPVARASVTPAPVTPAPVARASVARGTHDKEPRS; this comes from the coding sequence ATGGACACCGCTTCCGTCACCACCGCCGAGGTCGAGGCCACCGACCCGGCCGGGACCGACCCCGCCGGGGCCCCGGCGCCCAGCAGGCGCAGGCTGCGCTTCCTGCGCGGCCGCAAGACCGTCATCGGCCTCGGGATCCTCGCCTTCTTCGTCGTGATCGCGGTCGTCGGACCGTGGATCGCCCCGTACGACCCCGACACCATGAGCGATCAACTCCTCCAACCACCGTCAGGCGCACACTGGTTCGGCACCACACAGACCGGTCAGGACGTGCTCTCGCAGATCCTCGTCGGCACCCGCGGAGTCCTGGTCGTCGGCTTCGTCGCCGGGATACTCGCGACGGTCCTCTCCGTACTGATCGGGGTCAGCGCCGGCTTCCTCGGCGGCACGGCCGACGAGCTGCTCTCGCTGCTCTCCAACGTCTTCCTGGTCATCCCGGGACTGCCGCTGATCATCATCATCGCCAGCTTCGTCTCCGACGCGGGCGACCTGCTCATCGCCGCCGTCATCGCCCTCACCTCCTGGGCGTGGGGAGCCCGGGTGCTGCGCGCCCAGACGCTCTCGCTGCGGCGCCGGGACTACGTCGAGGCGGCCCGCGCCACCGGTGAGTCGACCTGGCGGATCATCCTCTTCGAGGTGCTCCCCAACCTGACCGCCGTCATCGCCTCCGGCTTCGTCGGCACCGTCATCTTCGCGATCCTCTCCGAGATCACCCTCGCCTTCATCGGTGTCGCCGACATCTCCGACTGGAACTGGGGGACCGTCCTGTTCTGGGCGCAGTCCAACCAGGCCCTGGCCCAGGGCGCGTGGTGGTGGTTCGTCCCCGCCGGGCTCTGCATCGCCCTGCTCGGCATGTCGCTCGCCCTGATCAACTTCGGCATCGACGAGTTCGTCAATCCGCGCCTGCGTACGGAGACCGGCGCGTCCGGGAAGGTCCGGATGCGGGTCGGATTCACCCCCGTGGCACGCGCATCCGTGACGCCTGCACCCGTGACGCCTGCACCCGTGGCACGAGCATCCGTGGCACGCGGTACGCACGACAAGGAGCCCCGCTCATGA
- a CDS encoding MFS transporter yields the protein MGREQWKKIWVGSAGNMVEWFDWFVYATFAVYFADSFFPEGNETANLMNTMGIFAVGFFMRPVGGWLLGRIGDRRGRKAALTLTVTLMSASAILIAIAPTYDVAGYGGVAVLLVARLLQGLSVGGEYAASATYLTEASAPNRRGFASSFQYVSMTAGQLVGLGLQIVLQRNMSEAALHNWGWRIPFVVGALGAAIVFYLRRSMLETEVYAESGAAEQDDRGTLKALWRHKREAFLVMALTMGGTVAYYTYTTYLSKFLSKSAGMDKPTASLVSFCALFVFMCIQPLAGMLSDRIGRRPLLITFAVGSTFLTVPIMTMLKHAGTFWPAFGLALLALVVVTGYTSINACVKAELFPTGIRALGVALPYAIANALFGGTAEYVALWFKKAGIESGFYWYVAGCAAVSLVVYLTMRETRDIDLGRVGAEDADRESTEPSGATSATPAS from the coding sequence ATGGGACGAGAGCAGTGGAAGAAAATCTGGGTCGGTTCGGCCGGCAACATGGTCGAGTGGTTCGACTGGTTCGTGTACGCGACCTTCGCGGTCTACTTCGCGGATTCGTTCTTCCCCGAAGGCAATGAGACCGCCAATCTCATGAACACCATGGGCATCTTCGCTGTCGGCTTCTTCATGCGGCCGGTCGGCGGCTGGCTGCTCGGCCGGATCGGTGACCGCAGGGGCCGCAAGGCCGCGCTCACCCTCACCGTCACGCTGATGTCGGCCTCCGCGATCCTCATCGCCATCGCGCCGACGTACGACGTCGCGGGGTACGGCGGTGTCGCCGTCCTGCTGGTGGCCCGGCTGCTCCAGGGCCTGTCCGTCGGCGGCGAGTACGCCGCCAGCGCCACGTACCTCACCGAGGCGTCCGCCCCCAACCGTCGCGGCTTCGCCTCCAGCTTCCAGTACGTGTCCATGACCGCGGGACAGTTGGTCGGCCTCGGCCTCCAGATCGTCCTCCAGCGCAACATGTCCGAGGCGGCCCTGCACAACTGGGGCTGGCGCATCCCGTTCGTCGTCGGTGCGCTCGGCGCCGCGATCGTCTTCTATCTGCGCCGATCGATGCTGGAGACCGAGGTGTACGCGGAGTCCGGCGCCGCCGAGCAGGACGACCGCGGCACGCTGAAGGCGCTGTGGCGGCACAAGCGCGAGGCGTTCCTGGTGATGGCGCTGACCATGGGCGGGACCGTCGCGTACTACACGTACACGACCTACCTCTCCAAGTTCCTCTCCAAGAGCGCCGGCATGGACAAGCCCACCGCCTCGCTCGTCAGCTTCTGCGCCCTGTTCGTCTTCATGTGCATCCAGCCGCTGGCCGGCATGCTCTCCGACCGGATCGGCCGCCGCCCGCTGCTGATCACCTTCGCCGTCGGCTCCACCTTCCTGACCGTGCCGATCATGACGATGCTCAAGCACGCGGGCACGTTCTGGCCGGCGTTCGGCCTGGCGCTGCTGGCCCTGGTCGTCGTCACCGGGTACACCTCGATCAACGCCTGTGTGAAGGCGGAGCTCTTCCCGACCGGCATCCGCGCCCTGGGCGTCGCCCTCCCGTACGCCATCGCCAACGCGCTCTTCGGCGGCACTGCCGAATATGTGGCGCTCTGGTTCAAGAAGGCGGGCATCGAGTCCGGCTTCTACTGGTACGTGGCGGGCTGCGCGGCGGTCTCCCTGGTCGTCTACCTGACCATGCGCGAGACCCGCGACATCGACCTGGGCCGGGTCGGCGCCGAGGACGCGGACCGGGAAAGCACGGAGCCGTCCGGAGCCACCAGCGCCACGCCCGCATCCTGA
- a CDS encoding ABC transporter substrate-binding protein, producing the protein MSARRHATLRALSIATAVVALAAGCSSANSGANKGGGASGVLTLGKPDGPQTDNSNPFLNTSAGATLGYRYMIYEPLAMTNQVRPADKAAPWLATDWKWEANFTKVTFTLDPKAKWADGKPLTADDVAYTFDLLKKHTALNWNGIPFDGVAVRGKQVVLTFKESQYVNQNKIIQQFIVPKHIWEGVKNPETWPNRTPVGSGPYKLKTFTPQTTTLTATPTYWKGATKVKELRYTAYNDNSAATTALANGKVEWSFVFMPNYKQLFISKDPENHKLWFPSGLGIHGLWFNTARKPFDSPALRKAMAMVVDRKAIHTQAEATLYPEITNPTGIPLPAGESFLAPEYKSATTAPDVAGAKEILADAGFTLSGGVLKDPGGKPVKLTFTDPAGWNDYITGLAIIKDNVKQLGIEAKVKTQTAEAWGADVANGNFDATLHWTNSGATPYDMYQNIMDGALLQPVGKASQQGNFGRFKSDEATAALKDFANATEDSARTEAMNTLQKIMVEQAPVIPTAAAPIGAEYSTKNWVGWPTEADPYAPPQHTQPSALQIVLKLQPAKQSQG; encoded by the coding sequence ATGTCCGCACGACGTCACGCCACGTTGAGAGCGCTCTCGATCGCCACCGCCGTGGTCGCGCTCGCCGCCGGTTGCTCGTCCGCCAACTCGGGTGCCAACAAAGGGGGCGGCGCCTCCGGCGTACTGACCCTGGGCAAGCCGGACGGGCCGCAGACCGACAACAGCAACCCGTTCCTGAACACCTCGGCGGGCGCCACGCTCGGCTACCGCTACATGATCTACGAGCCCCTCGCCATGACGAACCAGGTCCGGCCCGCGGACAAGGCCGCCCCGTGGCTGGCGACCGACTGGAAGTGGGAGGCCAACTTCACCAAGGTCACCTTCACCCTCGACCCCAAGGCCAAGTGGGCCGACGGCAAGCCGCTGACCGCCGACGACGTCGCGTACACCTTCGACCTGCTCAAGAAGCACACGGCGCTCAACTGGAACGGCATCCCGTTCGACGGGGTCGCGGTGCGGGGCAAGCAGGTCGTGCTGACCTTCAAGGAGTCCCAGTACGTCAACCAGAACAAGATCATCCAGCAGTTCATCGTGCCCAAGCACATCTGGGAAGGCGTCAAGAACCCCGAGACCTGGCCCAACCGCACACCCGTCGGCTCGGGCCCGTACAAGCTCAAGACGTTCACCCCGCAGACCACCACACTGACCGCCACGCCCACGTACTGGAAGGGCGCGACCAAGGTCAAGGAGCTGCGCTACACCGCGTACAACGACAACAGCGCCGCGACCACGGCGCTCGCGAACGGCAAGGTCGAGTGGTCGTTCGTCTTCATGCCGAACTACAAGCAGCTGTTCATCAGCAAGGACCCCGAGAACCACAAGCTGTGGTTCCCCTCCGGGCTCGGCATCCACGGACTGTGGTTCAACACCGCCCGCAAGCCCTTCGACAGCCCGGCGCTGCGCAAGGCCATGGCGATGGTCGTCGACCGCAAGGCGATCCACACCCAGGCCGAGGCCACGCTCTACCCGGAGATCACCAACCCGACGGGCATCCCGCTGCCCGCAGGTGAGTCCTTCCTCGCGCCCGAGTACAAGAGCGCCACCACCGCACCGGACGTGGCGGGCGCCAAGGAGATCCTCGCCGACGCCGGGTTCACGCTCAGCGGCGGCGTACTGAAGGACCCGGGCGGCAAGCCGGTGAAGCTCACCTTCACCGACCCGGCCGGCTGGAACGACTACATCACCGGTCTCGCGATCATCAAGGACAACGTCAAGCAGCTCGGCATCGAGGCCAAGGTCAAGACGCAGACCGCGGAGGCCTGGGGCGCGGACGTCGCCAACGGCAACTTCGACGCCACCCTGCACTGGACCAACAGCGGCGCCACCCCGTACGACATGTACCAGAACATCATGGACGGCGCGCTGCTCCAGCCCGTCGGCAAGGCGTCCCAGCAAGGCAACTTCGGCCGCTTCAAGAGCGACGAGGCGACTGCGGCGCTCAAGGACTTCGCCAATGCCACCGAGGACTCCGCCCGGACCGAGGCCATGAACACCCTCCAGAAGATCATGGTCGAGCAGGCGCCGGTGATCCCGACGGCCGCCGCCCCCATCGGAGCCGAGTACTCCACGAAGAACTGGGTGGGCTGGCCCACCGAGGCCGACCCGTACGCCCCGCCGCAGCACACCCAGCCGTCCGCGCTGCAGATCGTGCTGAAGCTCCAGCCCGCCAAGCAGAGCCAGGGATAA
- a CDS encoding ABC transporter ATP-binding protein, with protein sequence MSSSEPVLTVRGLNVDYGTGDGAVHALRDIDLTLHRGEVLGLAGESGSGKSTLAYAVTRLLSPPGVITGGEVHYYRRDGEALDLLALSADGLRAFRWQELSIVFQGAMNSLNPVHTVHSQLTDVLRAHRPGMKRPERTARARELLELVGISADRLTAYPHQLSGGMRQRVMIAMALALEPEIVIMDEPTTALDVVMQRQILRQLIRLREELGFSVVFITHDISLLIEFSDRIAIMYGGRIVEEAEASAIYRDPRHPYSDGLLHSFPALHGARRELTGIPGSPPHLSAMPVGCAFHPRCDKALDTCATHVPVLAVPDGDESRTVACWLHRRAQATPAPR encoded by the coding sequence ATGAGCAGCAGCGAGCCCGTCCTGACCGTCCGCGGGCTGAACGTGGACTACGGGACCGGGGACGGCGCCGTGCACGCGCTGCGCGACATCGACCTCACCCTGCACCGGGGCGAAGTCCTGGGCCTGGCGGGCGAGTCCGGTTCCGGCAAGTCGACCCTCGCGTACGCCGTGACCCGGCTGCTGTCGCCGCCCGGGGTGATCACGGGCGGCGAGGTCCACTACTACCGGCGGGACGGCGAGGCGCTCGACCTGCTGGCCCTGTCGGCCGACGGGCTGAGGGCCTTCCGCTGGCAGGAGCTGTCGATCGTGTTCCAGGGCGCGATGAACTCGCTCAACCCGGTGCACACCGTCCACAGCCAGCTCACCGACGTACTCCGGGCACACCGCCCGGGGATGAAGCGTCCCGAACGCACGGCCCGCGCCCGGGAGTTGCTGGAACTCGTCGGCATCTCCGCCGACCGGCTCACTGCCTACCCGCACCAGCTCTCCGGCGGGATGCGCCAGCGCGTGATGATCGCGATGGCGCTCGCGCTGGAGCCCGAGATCGTCATCATGGACGAACCGACGACGGCCCTGGACGTCGTCATGCAGCGCCAGATCCTGCGCCAACTGATCAGACTCCGCGAGGAATTGGGATTCTCGGTCGTCTTCATCACCCACGACATCTCGCTGCTGATCGAGTTCTCGGACCGGATCGCGATCATGTACGGCGGCCGGATCGTCGAGGAGGCGGAAGCCTCCGCGATCTACCGGGACCCCCGCCACCCCTACAGCGACGGGCTGCTGCACTCCTTCCCCGCACTGCACGGCGCCCGCCGCGAACTCACCGGCATCCCCGGCTCACCCCCGCACCTGTCCGCGATGCCGGTCGGCTGCGCCTTCCACCCCCGCTGCGACAAGGCGCTCGACACCTGCGCCACCCATGTCCCGGTGCTCGCCGTGCCGGACGGGGACGAGTCGCGCACGGTGGCCTGCTGGCTCCACCGGCGGGCCCAGGCGACCCCGGCCCCCCGCTAG
- a CDS encoding ABC transporter permease, which translates to MKYLLQRLAFYLVTAWAAITINFLIPRMMPGDPVQALLARFQGQLDTDAVNSLKALFGLDKHQSLWQQYTDYWSHLLDGDLGLSFTFFPTPVSEVIAQSLPWTLALVGITTLISFLLGTGIGVFTGWRRGSWMDSLLPVTTFISAIPYFWLGLIAIALFAVKWPLFPAAGGYDSALVPAFDWPFISSALYHGALPGLTIVLSAVAGWILGMRNMMVTVSSEDYVMVAQAKGLSERRVMFGYAARNAILPNISGFALSLGFIVGGTLLVEMVFSYPGIGYQLFQGVGAKDYPLMQGVFLIITLSVLAANLLADVIYMVLDPRTRREA; encoded by the coding sequence GTGAAATATCTGCTGCAACGGCTCGCCTTCTACCTGGTCACCGCCTGGGCCGCGATCACCATCAACTTCCTGATCCCGCGCATGATGCCGGGCGACCCGGTCCAGGCACTGCTCGCCCGTTTCCAGGGCCAGCTCGACACCGACGCCGTCAATTCGCTCAAGGCGCTCTTCGGACTCGACAAGCACCAGTCGCTCTGGCAGCAGTACACCGACTACTGGTCGCATCTGCTCGACGGCGACCTCGGGCTCTCCTTCACCTTCTTCCCGACGCCGGTCAGCGAGGTGATCGCCCAGTCGCTGCCGTGGACGCTCGCACTCGTCGGCATCACCACGCTGATCAGCTTCCTGCTCGGCACCGGCATCGGGGTCTTCACCGGGTGGCGGCGCGGCTCCTGGATGGACAGCCTGCTGCCCGTCACCACCTTCATCTCGGCCATCCCGTACTTCTGGCTGGGCCTCATCGCCATCGCGCTGTTCGCCGTGAAGTGGCCGCTCTTCCCGGCCGCCGGGGGTTACGACAGTGCGCTCGTGCCCGCCTTCGACTGGCCGTTCATCTCCAGCGCGCTCTACCACGGGGCGCTGCCCGGCCTCACCATCGTGCTCAGCGCCGTGGCCGGCTGGATCCTCGGCATGCGGAACATGATGGTGACGGTGTCCTCCGAGGACTACGTCATGGTCGCCCAGGCCAAGGGGCTCTCCGAGCGCCGGGTGATGTTCGGGTACGCGGCGCGCAACGCGATCCTCCCCAACATCTCCGGCTTCGCCCTCTCGCTGGGCTTCATCGTCGGCGGCACGCTGCTGGTGGAGATGGTCTTCTCCTACCCCGGCATCGGATACCAGCTCTTCCAGGGCGTCGGCGCCAAGGACTACCCCCTGATGCAGGGCGTCTTCCTCATCATCACGCTCTCCGTCCTCGCGGCGAACCTACTCGCCGATGTCATCTACATGGTCCTCGACCCCCGTACCCGAAGGGAGGCCTAG
- a CDS encoding ABC transporter ATP-binding protein yields MSKQPAQNHVVLEARSVTKHFPVRRTGRDLVTGRRRTVHAVDDVSLELRCGTVTALVGESGSGKSTVARLLAQLYPLTGGEIRLDGTAVKAGRGRSFRAYVRRVQIVFQDPFASLNPVHTVRYHLTRALRIHGRAGSGEAELEQNLTALLNRVQLTPAHQYLDRFPHELSGGQRQRVAIARALGADPQVLLADEPVSMLDVSIRLGVLNLLKDLKDRLRLAILYITHDIASARYFADTTLVMYAGRIVEGGDSETVTQRPAHPYTQLLIASAPDPDRVVAEAEQEETGSGEPPSLIAPPAGCRFHPRCPKAMERCRTEAPPRFDLADGQWAACWLYADGAKADHGPRKETAA; encoded by the coding sequence ATGTCGAAACAGCCCGCACAGAACCATGTCGTGCTCGAAGCGCGCTCAGTCACCAAGCACTTCCCCGTACGCCGCACCGGACGCGACCTCGTCACGGGCAGACGCCGCACCGTCCACGCCGTCGACGATGTCTCGCTGGAACTCCGGTGCGGCACCGTCACGGCGCTGGTGGGGGAGTCGGGCTCCGGGAAGTCCACCGTGGCCAGACTGCTCGCCCAGCTGTATCCGCTCACCGGGGGCGAGATCCGGCTGGACGGCACAGCCGTGAAGGCCGGACGGGGCCGGTCCTTCCGCGCCTACGTACGCCGGGTCCAGATCGTCTTCCAGGACCCGTTCGCCTCGCTGAACCCGGTGCACACCGTTCGCTACCACCTCACCCGGGCACTGCGGATCCACGGCCGGGCGGGCAGCGGCGAGGCGGAGCTGGAACAGAACCTGACCGCTCTGCTGAACCGTGTCCAGCTGACTCCCGCGCACCAGTACCTGGACAGGTTCCCGCACGAGCTGTCCGGGGGACAGCGCCAGCGCGTGGCCATCGCCCGCGCACTCGGCGCCGATCCCCAGGTCCTGCTCGCCGACGAGCCCGTCTCGATGCTGGACGTCTCGATCCGGCTGGGCGTGCTCAACCTGCTGAAGGACCTCAAGGACCGGCTGCGCCTCGCGATCCTCTACATCACCCATGACATCGCGTCGGCCCGCTACTTCGCGGACACGACGCTGGTGATGTACGCGGGCCGGATCGTCGAGGGCGGTGACAGCGAGACCGTCACCCAACGCCCCGCCCACCCCTACACCCAGCTCCTCATCGCCTCGGCGCCCGACCCGGACCGGGTGGTCGCCGAGGCGGAGCAGGAGGAGACCGGCAGCGGCGAACCGCCCTCGCTCATCGCACCGCCCGCCGGCTGCCGCTTCCACCCCCGTTGCCCGAAGGCCATGGAGCGCTGCCGCACCGAAGCGCCGCCCCGTTTCGATCTCGCAGACGGCCAGTGGGCGGCCTGCTGGCTGTACGCGGACGGCGCGAAGGCCGACCACGGGCCCCGGAAGGAGACCGCGGCGTGA
- the cimA gene encoding citramalate synthase: protein MTTKAKPTDDSFHVFDTTLRDGAQREGINLTVADKLTIARHLDDFGVGFIEGGWPGANPRDTEFFARAQQEIEFKNAELVAFGATRRAGGKAAEDPQVKALLASGAPVITLVAKSHDRHVELALRTTLEENLEMVVDTVSYLREQGRRVFVDCEHFFDGYRANPEYAKAVVRAASEAGADVVILCDTNGGMLPAQVQAVVATVLADTGARLGIHAQDDTGCAVANTLAAVDAGATHVQCTANGYGERVGNANLFPVVAALELKYGKTVLPEGALADMTRVSHAIAEVVNLTPSTHQPYVGVSAFAHKAGLHASAIKVDPDLYQHIDPALVGNTMRMLVSDMAGRASIELKGKELGIDLGGDRALVGRVVERVKERELQGYTYEAADASFELLLRAEAEGRVRRYFRTESWRAIVEDRPDGTHANEATVKLWAKGERIVATAEGNGPVNALDRALRVALERIYPQLAKLELIDYKVRILEGRTGTESITRVLITTGDGAGDWATVGVAENVIAASWQALEDAYTYGLLRAGIEPTE from the coding sequence ATGACCACCAAGGCCAAGCCCACCGACGACAGTTTCCATGTCTTCGACACCACACTGCGCGACGGGGCCCAGCGTGAAGGCATCAACCTGACGGTCGCGGACAAGCTCACGATCGCCCGGCACCTGGACGACTTCGGCGTGGGCTTCATCGAGGGCGGCTGGCCCGGCGCCAACCCCCGCGACACCGAGTTCTTCGCCCGCGCGCAGCAGGAGATCGAGTTCAAGAACGCCGAGCTGGTCGCCTTCGGCGCGACCCGCAGAGCCGGTGGCAAGGCCGCCGAGGACCCCCAGGTCAAGGCGTTGCTGGCGTCCGGCGCCCCGGTGATCACGCTGGTCGCCAAGTCCCACGACCGCCATGTGGAACTCGCGCTGCGCACCACCCTCGAAGAGAACCTGGAGATGGTCGTCGACACCGTCTCCTACCTCCGCGAGCAGGGCCGCCGGGTCTTCGTGGACTGCGAGCACTTCTTCGACGGCTACCGCGCCAACCCCGAGTACGCCAAGGCCGTCGTGCGCGCCGCCTCCGAGGCCGGCGCCGATGTCGTCATCCTCTGCGACACCAACGGCGGCATGCTCCCCGCCCAGGTCCAGGCCGTCGTCGCCACGGTGCTCGCCGACACCGGCGCCCGGCTCGGCATCCACGCCCAGGACGACACCGGCTGCGCCGTCGCCAACACCCTCGCCGCCGTCGACGCGGGCGCCACGCACGTCCAGTGCACCGCCAACGGCTACGGCGAGCGGGTCGGCAACGCCAATCTCTTCCCCGTCGTCGCCGCCCTGGAGCTCAAGTACGGCAAGACCGTCCTGCCCGAGGGCGCGCTCGCCGACATGACCCGCGTCTCGCACGCCATCGCCGAGGTCGTCAACCTGACTCCCTCCACTCACCAGCCCTACGTGGGTGTTTCTGCCTTCGCCCACAAGGCCGGACTGCACGCCTCCGCGATCAAGGTCGACCCCGACCTCTACCAGCACATCGACCCCGCCCTGGTCGGCAACACCATGCGGATGCTCGTCTCCGACATGGCGGGCCGCGCCTCCATCGAGCTCAAGGGCAAGGAGCTCGGCATCGACCTCGGCGGCGACCGCGCGCTCGTCGGCCGGGTCGTCGAACGGGTCAAGGAGCGCGAGCTCCAGGGCTACACGTACGAGGCCGCCGACGCCTCCTTCGAACTGCTGCTGCGCGCCGAGGCCGAGGGCCGCGTACGCCGCTACTTCCGCACCGAGTCCTGGCGCGCCATCGTCGAGGACCGCCCCGACGGCACGCACGCCAACGAGGCGACCGTGAAGCTCTGGGCCAAGGGCGAGCGCATCGTCGCCACCGCCGAGGGCAACGGCCCCGTCAACGCCCTCGACCGGGCGCTGCGGGTCGCCCTGGAGCGGATCTACCCGCAGCTCGCCAAGCTTGAGCTGATCGACTACAAGGTCCGCATCCTCGAAGGCCGCACCGGCACCGAGTCCATCACCCGAGTCCTCATCACCACGGGCGACGGCGCCGGCGACTGGGCAACGGTCGGCGTAGCGGAGAACGTCATCGCCGCGTCCTGGCAGGCCCTGGAGGACGCGTACACGTACGGGCTGCTGCGGGCGGGGATCGAGCCTACGGAGTAG
- a CDS encoding LacI family DNA-binding transcriptional regulator, producing the protein MRVTIADVARVAGVSKTTVSRVINTKGEVGGSTAARVREVIAQLGYVPSSGAVGLARGSSRTVGMLVPSLTWPWMGEVLQGVVDTVEAADYGLLLFTCNRGAESVQRFTGQVSARAFDGLLVVEPENTLDHLTALHRDGLPIVLIDDRGHHPEFPSVVTTNREGGASAARHLLAAGRSRPLVITGPQHFGCVRDRLDGFRTVLPTDLVVHGDFTERSGRRGVEQLIASGVEFDSVFAHNDICAAGVLRALRAAGRSVPGDIAVVGFDDIPMAEHTEPPLTTVRQPTRRMGETAARMLLSHLGGTPVPDAPVVLPTELVVRHSAP; encoded by the coding sequence ATGCGCGTCACCATCGCCGATGTCGCCCGTGTGGCCGGCGTCAGCAAGACGACCGTGTCGCGGGTCATCAACACCAAGGGCGAAGTGGGCGGTTCCACGGCCGCCCGCGTTCGTGAAGTGATCGCACAGCTCGGCTACGTACCCAGCTCGGGTGCCGTCGGACTGGCCCGTGGCAGCAGCCGTACGGTCGGCATGCTGGTGCCCTCGCTCACCTGGCCGTGGATGGGCGAAGTGCTCCAGGGCGTCGTGGACACCGTCGAGGCCGCCGACTACGGGCTGCTGCTCTTCACCTGCAACCGCGGTGCCGAGTCCGTGCAGCGCTTCACCGGCCAGGTGTCGGCGCGCGCCTTCGACGGGCTCCTGGTCGTCGAACCCGAGAACACCCTCGACCACCTCACCGCGCTGCACCGTGACGGTCTGCCGATCGTGCTGATCGACGACCGCGGCCACCACCCCGAGTTCCCCTCCGTCGTGACCACCAATCGCGAAGGAGGTGCGAGTGCCGCCCGGCATCTGCTGGCCGCCGGACGCAGCAGACCCCTGGTCATCACGGGTCCGCAGCACTTCGGTTGCGTACGTGACCGGCTGGACGGATTCCGTACGGTCCTGCCCACCGATCTCGTCGTCCACGGGGACTTCACCGAACGCAGCGGCCGGCGGGGCGTTGAGCAACTCATCGCCTCCGGCGTGGAGTTCGACTCTGTCTTCGCGCACAACGACATCTGCGCGGCGGGCGTGCTGCGGGCCTTGCGCGCGGCCGGGCGGTCGGTGCCGGGCGACATCGCCGTGGTCGGCTTCGACGACATCCCGATGGCCGAGCACACCGAACCACCCCTGACCACCGTGCGCCAGCCCACCCGGCGGATGGGCGAGACGGCCGCACGGATGCTGCTCTCCCACCTCGGCGGCACGCCCGTGCCCGACGCACCGGTCGTACTGCCCACCGAACTGGTCGTGCGCCACTCGGCGCCGTAG